In Lewinellaceae bacterium, a single window of DNA contains:
- a CDS encoding ATP-binding protein: MLFSEVIGQESAKERLKQMASGGRMPHALLFLGPPGSGKLALAIALAQYLFCDNPGAEDACGKCNQCNKAAKLIHPDLHFSYPTVGPKAVSDNFHANWRQIITANPYIDVNQWLQSIGAENKQGNITKEECVNIVKKLSLKTFENNYKVLIMWLPEFLGKEGNRLLKIIEEPPENTVFILVAEEQELILNTILSRCQIVNINGLSDEAVAEGLMQRKGMSRESALSAAYLASGNFNEALQIADQQANDNAALFLEWMRLCFRGNPIGLVNWVESIARIGRENQKHFLRYALHFLREYTLLKVTGGQGRARLQENELQTAQKMTAVLELDQVDQLAKLFSDCSYGVERNANPKVLFLDASIQMHRIMKDKLQEAYQGLKASSVL, from the coding sequence ATGCTATTCAGCGAGGTTATCGGGCAGGAATCAGCTAAAGAACGGCTGAAGCAAATGGCTTCCGGCGGCAGGATGCCGCATGCTCTTTTGTTCCTCGGCCCTCCGGGCAGCGGCAAGCTGGCCCTCGCTATCGCGCTGGCGCAATACCTGTTTTGCGACAACCCCGGAGCTGAAGACGCCTGCGGAAAATGCAACCAGTGCAACAAAGCTGCCAAGCTCATCCACCCCGACCTGCACTTCTCCTACCCTACAGTCGGCCCCAAGGCTGTCAGCGACAACTTCCACGCCAACTGGCGGCAGATCATCACGGCTAACCCTTACATCGACGTCAACCAGTGGTTGCAAAGCATCGGCGCCGAAAACAAACAGGGCAACATCACTAAGGAAGAGTGCGTCAACATCGTCAAAAAGCTCAGCCTGAAGACTTTCGAGAACAACTATAAGGTACTGATAATGTGGTTGCCGGAGTTTCTCGGCAAAGAAGGCAACCGCCTCCTGAAGATCATCGAGGAGCCTCCGGAAAATACCGTCTTCATCCTGGTGGCGGAAGAGCAGGAACTCATTCTCAACACCATCCTTTCGCGCTGCCAGATCGTCAACATCAACGGGCTCAGCGACGAGGCAGTGGCCGAGGGGTTGATGCAGCGCAAAGGCATGAGCCGGGAAAGCGCCCTGTCGGCAGCCTATCTGGCCAGCGGCAATTTCAACGAAGCCCTGCAAATAGCCGATCAGCAGGCCAACGACAACGCCGCCCTCTTCCTGGAATGGATGAGGCTTTGCTTCCGGGGCAACCCCATCGGGCTGGTAAATTGGGTGGAATCCATTGCCAGGATCGGCCGGGAAAACCAAAAGCATTTTCTGAGGTATGCCCTGCACTTCCTGCGGGAATATACGCTGCTTAAAGTGACCGGCGGCCAGGGCCGGGCCCGCCTGCAGGAAAACGAACTGCAAACCGCGCAAAAAATGACAGCTGTACTGGAACTGGATCAGGTGGACCAGCTGGCAAAGTTGTTTTCCGATTGCAGCTACGGGGTGGAGCGCAACGCCAATCCCAAAGTGCTGTTCCTCGACGCCTCGATCCAGATGCATAGAATAATGAAGGATAAACTGCAGGAAGCTTACCAGGGCCTGAAGGCCTCCAGCGTGCTCTAG
- a CDS encoding 6-carboxytetrahydropterin synthase, translated as MRISAFRKAHFNAAHRLHNPNWSEEKNREVFGLCNNPNYHGHNYELEVKVTGEVDPETGYLIDLKYLKDIIAEHVEQRFDHKNLNLDTEEFRNLNPTAEHICFVIWKILDEQLDDKYEVAVRLYETPRNYVEYPAA; from the coding sequence ATGAGAATTTCTGCTTTTCGCAAAGCGCATTTCAACGCGGCGCACCGCCTGCACAACCCCAACTGGAGCGAGGAGAAAAACCGCGAGGTTTTCGGCCTGTGCAACAACCCCAACTATCACGGCCACAATTACGAACTGGAAGTGAAGGTAACCGGCGAGGTGGACCCCGAAACAGGCTACCTCATCGACCTGAAATACCTCAAAGACATCATCGCCGAACACGTAGAACAGCGTTTCGACCACAAAAACCTCAACCTGGATACGGAAGAATTCCGGAACCTCAACCCCACCGCCGAGCACATCTGCTTCGTCATCTGGAAAATCCTGGACGAACAATTGGATGACAAATACGAAGTGGCGGTCCGCCTGTATGAGACTCCCCGGAATTATGTGGAGTATCCGGCCGCATAA
- a CDS encoding T9SS type A sorting domain-containing protein has product MKQIILPFILFLFIFQSGVAQASLTLTPNPVETSGVADPNDIFIEIIGYATLKNEGTETISIKWERVEVDLPQGWESLVCDLNSCYEPPVYSNIANNIGINEPVTLAPGESTNLDVHAVPKGIAGTAEIRLDVSLLSDPDNVLLSGTYTFDASLVSSSKDINKARLNVFPNPATDYVEVQAPQNISRLVIYNVIGRQMRAFNVAPGSRYYVGDLPSGLYLASLANRKGEILKTFRLSKRSMRP; this is encoded by the coding sequence ATGAAGCAAATTATACTCCCTTTTATCCTATTCCTTTTTATCTTCCAGAGCGGGGTGGCTCAGGCCAGCCTCACGCTTACTCCTAATCCTGTAGAGACTTCCGGTGTTGCCGATCCGAATGACATCTTCATAGAGATCATCGGTTATGCTACCTTGAAGAATGAAGGCACGGAAACCATTTCCATCAAATGGGAAAGAGTAGAGGTAGACCTGCCTCAGGGATGGGAATCGTTGGTTTGTGACCTCAATTCCTGCTACGAACCGCCCGTCTATTCCAATATCGCCAACAACATCGGCATAAATGAACCGGTAACCCTGGCGCCCGGCGAATCGACCAACCTCGACGTTCACGCCGTGCCCAAAGGCATTGCCGGCACTGCAGAGATTCGCCTCGACGTATCGCTGCTAAGCGACCCCGACAATGTGCTGCTTTCGGGCACCTACACTTTTGACGCCTCCCTGGTTTCCAGTTCTAAAGACATCAACAAGGCCAGGCTGAACGTTTTTCCCAACCCGGCAACGGATTATGTGGAAGTACAGGCCCCCCAGAATATCAGCCGCCTGGTCATTTACAATGTCATTGGCCGGCAGATGCGCGCATTCAACGTCGCCCCCGGCAGCCGCTACTATGTCGGCGACCTGCCCTCCGGCCTGTATCTGGCCAGTTTGGCGAACAGGAAGGGAGAGATTCTGAAGACGTTCCGCCTCAGCAAGCGTTCGATGCGGCCGTAA
- a CDS encoding choice-of-anchor J domain-containing protein — MKRCFTLLLALFLGYGLNAQTVLFSEDFEAGIPDEWTADDPWQAGTSAALSSQYFQIPAHTQIAGVNDDAAAPTFSSDGMLVTPPIDLSEALGAALTFEAYFFDGDNGGNETGKVLVSSDGGATWSEKISLDGSEEWQSIFINLNDYAGDTILIAFEYKDGGAWNYGYCIDDVALTAPPSYDVAMLNVSTLRYQELNSDIAIKGIFRNFGVQTVNSLTINWSDGVETYSEEITGLDVATGEEYEFTHSTPFVAPEAITYDIDVWVSNPNGETDENDADNMTTTKISGVTFIPAKKVVIEEGTGGWCGWCPRGHVAMEYMRENYAESFIGIAVHNRDAMVNAPYDNGADISGFPGCNADRVVLGGSVSNSLFVEYHDDLVKRIAPIKPGIEALYNPDTRETEINVSAEFVTKLDDIDYRLSVVIVEDSVRGAGSGFNQVNYYSFQTANLALVGAGHNWQAEPDPVLAANMTYMDVGRTLLGGYNGLANVIPSNVVAGDVVTHTFSYTVPIVPVAYNPENLRAVLLVLDNSTGEILNAEQTHFEFVINSSKEEFANELVDIFPNPTRGEASINIQLDEAADIQLQVYNMLGQQVAAQDYGRRNGSTALPFDGAQLAPGAYTFYLTMGSKVAVKRVVVE, encoded by the coding sequence ATGAAAAGATGCTTTACTCTACTCCTCGCCCTTTTCCTGGGATACGGGCTGAATGCCCAGACCGTCCTTTTCTCCGAAGATTTTGAAGCGGGAATTCCCGACGAATGGACGGCGGATGACCCCTGGCAAGCCGGCACTTCCGCTGCTTTGTCCAGCCAGTATTTCCAGATACCGGCCCACACCCAAATAGCGGGCGTCAACGACGATGCCGCCGCCCCGACGTTCAGCAGCGACGGCATGCTGGTCACGCCGCCTATTGACCTTTCTGAGGCCCTTGGCGCCGCCCTGACCTTCGAAGCTTATTTTTTCGACGGCGATAATGGAGGGAACGAAACCGGCAAGGTGCTGGTATCGTCCGACGGGGGCGCTACCTGGAGCGAAAAAATTTCACTGGATGGTTCCGAAGAGTGGCAAAGCATTTTCATCAACCTCAACGATTATGCCGGAGATACGATCCTGATCGCTTTTGAATACAAAGACGGGGGTGCCTGGAATTACGGCTACTGCATAGACGACGTGGCCCTCACTGCTCCTCCTTCCTACGATGTCGCCATGTTGAACGTATCTACGCTCCGTTACCAGGAACTCAATTCGGATATTGCCATCAAAGGGATTTTCCGGAACTTCGGAGTGCAAACGGTCAACAGCCTGACCATCAACTGGTCGGATGGAGTGGAAACGTATTCGGAAGAAATCACCGGGCTGGACGTTGCTACCGGCGAAGAATACGAGTTCACCCACAGCACGCCCTTCGTGGCCCCGGAAGCGATTACCTACGACATCGACGTCTGGGTCAGCAATCCTAATGGGGAAACCGACGAAAATGACGCCGATAACATGACAACGACCAAAATCTCCGGCGTCACCTTTATCCCGGCCAAGAAAGTCGTGATCGAAGAAGGAACCGGCGGATGGTGCGGATGGTGCCCCCGCGGCCACGTGGCTATGGAATACATGCGGGAGAACTACGCGGAATCCTTCATCGGCATCGCCGTTCACAACCGCGACGCAATGGTGAATGCGCCGTATGACAATGGCGCGGATATTAGCGGTTTTCCTGGCTGTAATGCCGACCGGGTGGTATTGGGCGGCAGTGTGAGCAACAGCCTCTTTGTGGAATACCACGACGACCTGGTCAAGCGCATTGCTCCCATCAAGCCCGGCATCGAAGCCCTGTACAACCCGGATACCAGAGAAACAGAGATCAATGTCTCCGCCGAATTCGTCACCAAGCTCGACGATATAGATTACCGCCTCAGCGTGGTGATCGTAGAGGATAGTGTAAGGGGGGCCGGTTCCGGTTTCAACCAGGTCAACTATTACAGCTTCCAAACTGCCAATCTTGCCCTGGTCGGCGCCGGCCACAACTGGCAGGCCGAGCCCGACCCGGTACTTGCCGCCAATATGACCTACATGGACGTTGGCCGCACTCTGTTAGGAGGCTATAACGGCCTCGCCAATGTCATCCCTTCAAATGTGGTGGCCGGCGATGTAGTCACGCACACCTTTTCTTACACCGTTCCGATCGTGCCGGTGGCCTACAACCCGGAGAACCTGCGCGCCGTTTTACTCGTGCTGGACAACAGCACCGGCGAAATCCTGAATGCCGAACAGACACATTTCGAGTTTGTCATCAACTCGAGCAAAGAGGAATTCGCCAACGAGCTGGTGGACATCTTCCCGAACCCCACCCGGGGCGAGGCAAGCATCAACATCCAACTCGACGAGGCTGCCGATATCCAGCTGCAGGTGTACAACATGCTCGGCCAGCAGGTGGCTGCCCAGGACTACGGCCGCCGCAACGGCAGCACAGCGCTGCCTTTCGACGGGGCGCAACTGGCTCCCGGCGCTTATACTTTCTATCTGACGATGGGGAGTAAGGTAGCGGTGAAGAGGGTTGTAGTGGAGTAG